The genomic stretch CGTGGCCTCGCCCTCGCCCTCGGCCTTGCCGCCGATGCCGTAGGAGAACCGGGTGGCCAGCATCGACGCGACGCCCGCCACGACGGGCGCGGCGACCGCCGGGAGCAGCACCTTGGTGACCAGGACGTCACCGTGTACGGCACCGAAGCCGGCGGAGGCGACGGTGGCGCCGATCAGACCGCCCATCAGGGCGTGCGAGGAGCTTGAGGGCAGGCCCACCAGCCAGGTGACCAGGTTCCAGAGGATCGCGCCGACCAGGGCGGCGAAGATGACCTCGGGACGTATGCCGCTCTCGTTGACGAGACCCTTGGAGATCGTGTTCGCGACCTCCACGGAGAGGAAGGCGCCCACCAGATTGAGGGCGGCTGACATGGTTACCGCGATCTTGGGCTGCAGAGCGCCTGTGGAGATGGTGGTGGCCATCGCGTTCGCGGTGTCGTGGAAACCGTTCGTGAAATCAAACGCGAGTGCGGTTACCACCACAATCGCGAGGATCAGCGAGAAGCTTTCCATTTACCCAGGCAATCTTTCGAGGTCATTGGCTGGACGAACGTAGGCAACCTGGATGAACGGAAGGTGAACTGGGGCAGGCCTGAGGGTGTCCTGGGAGGGGGGTTGGTGTTCCGTTTCGCTCCGGTTCGGCACCGGCGCCCCAGCCGCCCCTTGACTACCGGCTACGCGCGAAGACCCGCAGCCGGCTCGCGGACCCGTTGAAGAGATCCTGGTCACCCGGCAGCGTGCCTTCGGACTGGTACTGCCAGAACGTCCAGTACCGCCACCCGCCCGGCAGCGTCACCGGCGTCTCGGTGTCGTGCCAGGCGATCCACAGGGGGTTGGTCTTCGAGAACGAACGGCTGTTGCCGGTGCAGAGCTTCCACCACTGGGCCGTCGTGTAGATCACCGGGCGGCGGCCGGTCTTCCGCTTGACCTCGTTGCTGAAGGACCGGAGCCAGCGGACCATCCGCTTCTTGCTCAGCCCGTAGCACTTGTGCTTCTTGTTGTACGGGTTGTATTCGATGTCGAGCGCGGGCGGCAGCGTCCAGCCGTCCGCCCGCCAGCCGCCGCCGTGCCGCACGAAGTACGCGCCCTGTTTGGCGCCGGAGGACTTGTCCGGCCGCGCGAAGTGGTACGCGCCCCGGACCAGGCCCGCCTTGCGCGCGCCGTTGTACTGCTGGGCGAAGTAGGGGTTGCGGTAGTTCGTGGACTCGGTCGCCTTGACGTAGACGAACCGCGCGCCCTTGGACCGGGAGGCGGACCAGCCGACGCGCTTCTGATGGGACGAGACGTCGTGACCGCGAGGCTTGCCCTCGGCCGGCGCCGGAGCTGCGGCCGCGGTGCTCGCGGTGCCCGTGAGGGCGAGCGCCGCCGTGACCGCCACGAGGACACCGGCGCGGCGACGGAAGGGTGGGCGTTCACTGGCCATGTGTCTCCCCGGGTCGGCGGACCCAAGATCGTCCGGCGGGCAAGGGGGACCATTGAAGGCCGGGCGATCACCGAATCGGGCGCCTTTTTACGGCGATTCACCCCGACTTCCGCCGTTCGGGGGTACGCGCTTCCGGCCGGAACTACCCGCCCACCCCCCGTTCCGCGGTGCGGCTGGCAGGATCGCGGCATGGCTGAACAGCGGCGGGACGCGGAACGGGAACACCTCTGGGCGGAACTGGTCACCACGGCACGGCGGACCGTAACCGACGGGCTGGTGGTCGGCACCTCGGGCAACGTCTCGGCGCGCGTCGGCGACCTCGTTCTGGTCACCCCGTCGGGCGTGCCGTACGACCGGCTCACCCCGGACGACCTCACCGGCGTCGACCTCACCGGCCGCCAGGTGCTCGGCACGCTGGTGCCGACCAGCGAGCTGCCCATGCACCTCGCCGTCTACCGCACCACCGACGCCCGCGCGATCGTCCACACCCACGCCGTGCACGCCACCGCGGTCTCCACCCTGGTGCCCGAGCTGCCGCTGGTCCACTACATGGCCGCCGCACTCGGCGGCCCGGTCCGCGTCGCCCCCTACGCCACCTACGGCACCGACGCACTCGCCGAGCACATGCTCCGTGCCTTGGCCGACCGCTCCGGCTGCCTCCTGCAGAACCACGGCACGATCACCTACGGCGCCACCCTCGACCAGGCCTATGACCGCACCGCTCAGCTGGAGTGGATGTGCCGCCTGTGGCTGACGGCGTCCTCCGTACCGGGCCTGACCCCGTCCCTGCTGACGGAGACACAACTGGCCGAGGTGGGGGAACGTTTGCGGGGGTACGGCCAACAGAGGTGAATCCTGAGCTTCCTTTTGACCCTTGTCGCTTCAGCTTGACCTTTGTCGCTTCAGCGGGCCGCGGCTTTCCGACTCCGCTCACTGTGATCCGCCGCAGTGCCGCTCAGCCACGACGCACATGTCCGGCGGTGCCGAATCCACCCGCACCCCGGCGTTCCCCGTCCGGCCCCACATCTCCGCTGGCCGGTGACGGCAACCCCCACGACACTGGACCCGTGCGCATCGTCAAAGCGACCGCCCTCACCACGGCCATAGCCGCTGGCATGACAATGGTGTCCGTCGCCGCCGGCCGGCTCGCCAGCGATGCCGCGCTGAAGGCGCCCGCCGGGCGCCCCCTGCCCACCGAACCCCGCCTCACTGTGCACGGCACAGCCGCCGGCCAGATCACCCTCACCCGCGATCTGGCCTCGCTGCGCCCCGGCACCTACGGCCTCGCCGGCGACGGCTCCCACGCGGTGGTGGGCCCCGTCCTGGAGGCGGCCCGGCACGCGGCCGACACCGTCGTACGCCGTCTGGAACGCGTCACGTACGGCACCCTCGCCGCCGGCGACGCGGTGTGGCTCACCCCGAACCTGTACGTCGGCAACCCCGGCACCGCCCTGGGCCTCGACCACGCCGAGATCGACGTGCCCGGCGAACTCGGCGAACTGCCCGCCTGGTTCGTGCCCGGCGCCCGGGACACCTGGGTGATCGCCGTGCACGGCCTCGGCACCACCCGGGAACAGGCCATGAACCTCATGGCCCCGCTGCACGCCCGCAGGGTGCCGGTCCTCGCGCTCGCCTACCGTGGCGACCTCGGCGCCCCGCGCCCGCCGGACGGACTGAACCACCTCGGCGAGACCGAGTGGCGCGACCTGGACGCGGCCATCCGCTACGCCGTCCGCCAGGGCGCCCGCCGGGTCGTGCTGCTCGGCTGGTCCACCGGCGCCACCATGGCGCTGCGCGCCGCCGAGCACTCCGCGGTGCGCGAGCGGATCGCCGGACTGGTCCTCGACTCGCCGGTACTCAGCTGGGAGGCCACGCTGCGCGCCCTCGCCCGGGCCCGCCACACCCCGCAGCCGCTGCTACCGCTCGCCGTACGGGCCGCGCAGGGCCGGGCCGGCCTGCACGCCGACCGGGTCGCCGAGATCACCAACCCTGACCGGCTCACCGTGCCGACCCTGATCTTCCACGGACCCGACGACGAAGTGGCCCCCTGGGAGCTCTCCCGCCACCTGGCCCGTCGCCGCGCCGATCTGGTTTCCCTGCACACCGTGCCGCGGGCCCCGCACGCGGCGATGTGGAACGCCGATCCGGAGGAGTATCAGGAGCGGCTGCGCCGCTTCCTGACCCCGCTGGTCTGACGGCCACGACCACGGCCAGCCATTACCACGGCCACGACCACGGCCGTCGACCAAGGCCGCCGATCACGGCTACCGATCATGGCTACCGATCACGGTCGTCGGCCACGCCCACGACCTGGGTCACCGGCCCCGGCGTCAACCCCGGCATCAACTCCGGCCCGGCCCGGTGTCGGACATTCCGTTTAACATCGTACGACTGGCCTGATCACGCCTCATCACCCCGCGTCGCACCCCGTCCCTTGGCCAGCCCCGTCGCCCGCAGTGACATTCCGTTTGGGTTTTCCGACCGTCAACCGGAAGACTGCACCCGTGACGTCCCGTATCCCGCGCGACTCCAGGCTCCGACTCGTCCGACCGCGACCCCTGGCCGCCGCCCCCAGAGCTGTGAACCAGCGGCGTCCGCGCCGCCCCGCACCCCGGCCGCCGGAGGGCACCCCGGCCCCCGCGGAGCTGGCCGGATTGGCCCGCACCGGGCTGGCCGGCCCGGTCCGGGTCGCCCGCTGGGCCGACACCGCGCTCGGCCCCGGCNNNNNNNNNNNNNNNNNNNNNNNNNTGTCCGCCGGTCCCGTCCCGGTCGAGCAGCTCCTCGACCTGCTCCAGCAGCGGGTCACCGAACTGCGCACCGAGCGCTGCGAGGTCCCCTACGAGCCCGGGGCCGCACAGCCGGCCCTGCCCGGGGCCCGGCAGTCGCCCGAGTCCGGCCCCGCCCGGCCGGCGGCCGGCTCCCCGAGCCCGGCGGACCCCGACGCCGACCCCGACTTCGAGTCCGTCGGCGACACCCCGCTCGCCCCGCTCCTCGACTGGGCGCTGCAGGCCCTCGTCTTCGTCGGCGCGCTGACCTACGGCGACGGCCAGGCCACCCTCACCCCGCTGGGCAGCTGGGCGGTGTGGGTCAAGCTGGAGCAGATCTGCGTGGCCGCGCAGAGCCCGGCCGGCAACATCGAGCAGGCCGCCGAGGACATGCTCCGCGGCTGCGCCCAGCTCCGCCCCAACGCCGCCCGCGCCGAGTACCGCGCCTGGCTCGCCGCCCGCCCTGTCGGCAACGCTGTCACGGAGCTGATCCACGCCGCCCGCGGCGAGGACGCCCTGCTGCGCGGCCTGGCCTTCGAGGCGCTGCGCGTCGTCGGCGCCCCCGCAGAGCCCGACGTACGCGCCGTCGTCGACGAACCCGCCCTCAGGCCGTACGCCCTGCTGTGGCTCGCCGAGCACGACGGGGTCGACCCGGAGGACGCCCACGAGGTCCTCACCCGGGAAGAGGCGACCTGGCTGTGGGTGGACACCGCAGCCGCCGTCGCCGACCATGGCGAGTCGCCGATGCTGGTCCGGCATCTGGAGTCCGCGCTGCAGCCCACCGTTCCCCAGCTGCTCGACGAGGTCCGCGCCGTCGGCCACCCGCGCACCGTGCAGGTCCTGGTCGCGCTCGCCGCCGCGCACCCCGACCCGGCTCTCGCCAAAGCCGTGCGCCGGGCCGCCTTCCAGGTGCACACCGGGGGATGAGCGG from Streptomyces roseochromogenus subsp. oscitans DS 12.976 encodes the following:
- a CDS encoding lysozyme, with the protein product MASERPPFRRRAGVLVAVTAALALTGTASTAAAAPAPAEGKPRGHDVSSHQKRVGWSASRSKGARFVYVKATESTNYRNPYFAQQYNGARKAGLVRGAYHFARPDKSSGAKQGAYFVRHGGGWRADGWTLPPALDIEYNPYNKKHKCYGLSKKRMVRWLRSFSNEVKRKTGRRPVIYTTAQWWKLCTGNSRSFSKTNPLWIAWHDTETPVTLPGGWRYWTFWQYQSEGTLPGDQDLFNGSASRLRVFARSR
- a CDS encoding class II aldolase/adducin family protein; translated protein: MAEQRRDAEREHLWAELVTTARRTVTDGLVVGTSGNVSARVGDLVLVTPSGVPYDRLTPDDLTGVDLTGRQVLGTLVPTSELPMHLAVYRTTDARAIVHTHAVHATAVSTLVPELPLVHYMAAALGGPVRVAPYATYGTDALAEHMLRALADRSGCLLQNHGTITYGATLDQAYDRTAQLEWMCRLWLTASSVPGLTPSLLTETQLAEVGERLRGYGQQR
- a CDS encoding alpha/beta hydrolase, with the protein product MRIVKATALTTAIAAGMTMVSVAAGRLASDAALKAPAGRPLPTEPRLTVHGTAAGQITLTRDLASLRPGTYGLAGDGSHAVVGPVLEAARHAADTVVRRLERVTYGTLAAGDAVWLTPNLYVGNPGTALGLDHAEIDVPGELGELPAWFVPGARDTWVIAVHGLGTTREQAMNLMAPLHARRVPVLALAYRGDLGAPRPPDGLNHLGETEWRDLDAAIRYAVRQGARRVVLLGWSTGATMALRAAEHSAVRERIAGLVLDSPVLSWEATLRALARARHTPQPLLPLAVRAAQGRAGLHADRVAEITNPDRLTVPTLIFHGPDDEVAPWELSRHLARRRADLVSLHTVPRAPHAAMWNADPEEYQERLRRFLTPLV